Proteins from a single region of Oncorhynchus kisutch isolate 150728-3 unplaced genomic scaffold, Okis_V2 Okis01b-Okis20b_hom, whole genome shotgun sequence:
- the LOC109882935 gene encoding Na(+)/H(+) exchange regulatory cofactor NHE-RF2-like produces MECELRPRLCFLTKGPRGYGFHLHGERNKGGQFIRKVEPGSSAELSGLRAGDRVVEVNGENVEDETHYQVVYRIRAVEHRTRLLVIDKETDDYLRSHGLACTEDLAVEMGNLSPRPSHFTSPSASPVAQGEVLSPSPIHILTKALKHTSASPRRTDTRSPTSSLMIGTKKRLPSETASLDTEFPMATVELLPRLCHMVKGELGYGFNLHSDRTRRGQFIRSVDPGSPAQHADLRARDRLVEVNGVNIEALRHSEVVAFIRGGGDETRLLVVDAETDELFKRLGVTPTSTHVREVYVDEPMTDSAPPTPSSTTDLPPMDPPIINVTLTGSPITNGSPNSQTNSQYSRGSTTQSEFSSSDMSIQVPEDYERRVSDPFLDSGLHLSPTAAEAKERAQHGKKRAPPMDWSKKQEIFSNF; encoded by the exons ATGGAGTGCGAGCTGAGACCGCGGCTTTGTTTCCTAACGAAAGGGCCGCGCGGGTACGGCTTTCACCTTCACGGCGAGCGGAATAAAGGCGGACAGTTCATACGGAAAGTGGAACCCGGTTCGTCCGCGGAGCTTTCGGGGCTGCGCGCGGGGGACCGGGTCGTGGAAGTGAACGGGGAAAACGTGGAAGACGAGACGCACTATCAA GTAGTGTATCGTATCAGAGCAGTGGAGCATCGCACCAGGTTGCTGGTCATCGACAAAGAGACAGATGATTACCTGCGTAGTCACGGGCTGGCCTGCACAGAGGACCTCGCCGTTGAGATGGGCAATCTCTCTCCCCGGCCCTCCCACTTCACCTCCCCCTCAGCCTCCCCTGTAGCCCAGGGGGAAGTCCTCTCACCCTCACCCATACACATCCTCACTAAAGCACTCAAACACACCTCCGCCTCACCCAGAAGAACGGATACACGATCGCCGACGTCAAGTCTGATGATTGGCACCAAGAAAAGG tTGCCATCGGAGACAGCGTCGTTAGATACAGAGTTTCCCATGGCGACGGTGGAGCTCCTCCCCCGGCTGTGTCACATGGTGAAGGGGGAGCTGGGATACGGGTTCAACCTGCACAGTGACAGAACACGGCGAGGACAGTTCATACGCAGCGTGGATCCCGGGTCCCCCGCCCAACACGCAGACCTCAGAGCCCGGGACAGGCTGGTGGAg gtaAATGGAGTGAACATCGAGGCGTTGAGACACTCAGAGGTGGTGGCGTTTATACGTGGCGGGGGGGACGAGACACGCCTCCTTGTGGTCGACGCGGAAACAGACGAGCTGTTCAAGAGGCTCGGGGTCACGCCCACCAGCACACATGTCAGAG AGGTCTATGTGGACGAGCCAATGACAGACAGCGCCCCACCCACCCCCTCTTCAACCACTGACCTCCCTCCAATGGATCCACCAATCATCAACGTCACCCTGACGGGCTCACCAATCACAAACGGCTCGCCCAATTCACAGACCAATTCCCAGTACTCACGTGGCTCGACTACCCAATCAGAATTCAGCAGCTCAGATATGagcattcag GTCCCTGAGGATTATGAGCGCCGTGTTTCAGACCCGTTCCTGGACAGCGGACTGCATCTGAGCCCCACGGCAGCCGAGGCCAAAGAGAGGGCCCAACACGGCAAGAAGAGAGCGCCCCCTATGGACTGGAGCAAGAAACAGGAGATCTTCAGCAACTTCTGA